One Sanguibacter keddieii DSM 10542 genomic window carries:
- a CDS encoding FUSC family protein — MTSAIHRTSLQLRSRVRQGSIRVRSGAGPILTAGIAVSLSYWIAHLLLGHPFPFFAPVCAWICLGFTADRNMRRVAEVGIGVAIGVGLGEAIASFIGAGAIQIGVVLVVSALVARFIDRGALLTTQAGVQSIVIVGLPVMSTGGGGGLGRWTDALVGAAVAFVVAALTPGDPRRLPRRLGGEGLSELARTFEEIAHGMRTGEAADREAALVRGRASEPALDEWQSVTKDALGTAKVTATGRRYRAELTVMGRTAMLGDRTMRTVRVIARRALSLPTGPEVDRLAQLLDDLAKATHLLAENVASGTEPAVAREMLLDVAHEAHPGLLGTGDWQVQSITLILRSAIVDLCETAGATPGEARDALAPM; from the coding sequence GTGACCTCCGCGATCCACCGGACGTCGCTCCAGCTCCGCAGCCGCGTCCGTCAGGGCAGCATCCGGGTGCGCTCGGGCGCGGGGCCGATCCTCACCGCCGGCATCGCGGTCAGCCTCTCGTACTGGATCGCACACCTGCTGCTCGGGCACCCCTTCCCGTTCTTCGCGCCGGTCTGCGCCTGGATCTGCCTCGGCTTCACGGCGGACCGCAACATGCGGCGGGTGGCCGAGGTCGGCATCGGCGTCGCGATCGGCGTGGGCCTCGGCGAGGCGATCGCGTCGTTCATCGGGGCCGGGGCGATCCAGATCGGTGTCGTGCTCGTGGTGTCCGCGCTCGTCGCGCGGTTCATCGACCGCGGGGCGCTGCTCACCACCCAGGCGGGCGTCCAGTCGATCGTCATCGTCGGGCTCCCCGTGATGTCGACCGGTGGAGGCGGCGGCCTGGGGCGCTGGACCGACGCACTCGTCGGGGCAGCCGTCGCCTTCGTGGTGGCGGCGCTGACCCCGGGCGACCCGCGGCGCCTGCCGCGCAGGCTCGGCGGCGAGGGGCTCTCGGAGCTGGCTCGCACCTTCGAGGAGATCGCCCACGGGATGCGCACGGGCGAGGCCGCCGACCGCGAGGCGGCGCTGGTCCGCGGCCGAGCCTCCGAGCCGGCGCTCGACGAGTGGCAGTCGGTCACCAAGGACGCCCTCGGCACGGCCAAGGTCACGGCGACGGGACGGCGGTACCGGGCCGAGCTCACCGTCATGGGGCGCACCGCCATGCTCGGAGACCGGACCATGCGGACCGTGCGGGTGATCGCGCGTCGCGCGCTCAGCCTGCCGACCGGGCCCGAGGTCGACCGGCTCGCGCAGCTCCTCGACGACCTCGCCAAGGCCACCCACCTGCTCGCCGAGAACGTGGCCTCGGGGACGGAGCCGGCGGTCGCCCGCGAGATGCTCCTCGACGTCGCACACGAGGCGCACCCGGGGCTGCTCGGCACGGGCGACTGGCAGGTGCAGTCGATCACCCTGATCCTGCGCTCGGCCATCGTCGACCTGTGCGAGACGGCGGGCGCGACGCCCGGTGAGGCCCGCGACGCGCTCGCCCCGATGTAG
- a CDS encoding FABP family protein, giving the protein MSFSIPDGLAPEVYPLAWLVGSWRGEGVISYPGIDAVAFLQDVTFDHDGGPYLRYESTIRVIEPVVPSTVPEEWAQSSADAAPGTTDGPGAADAPADVVEQGSVDGLTPAVPPLGTGETTVWSTETGYWRVPPERPDGLGEGKTPLEVMMSDPAGRLTLYLGSIGNGRVDLASDLIARTPTSAEVTASSRLYGLVEGNLMWVWELAAFGQPLQSYVSANLSRVEG; this is encoded by the coding sequence GTGTCGTTCTCGATCCCCGACGGGCTGGCGCCCGAGGTCTACCCGCTGGCGTGGTTGGTGGGTTCCTGGCGAGGCGAGGGCGTGATCTCGTACCCCGGGATCGACGCCGTCGCGTTCCTGCAGGACGTGACCTTCGACCACGACGGCGGCCCGTACCTGCGGTACGAGTCCACGATCCGTGTCATCGAGCCCGTGGTGCCGTCGACGGTCCCGGAGGAGTGGGCGCAGAGCAGCGCCGACGCCGCTCCGGGCACGACGGACGGCCCTGGTGCGGCTGACGCGCCGGCCGACGTCGTGGAGCAGGGCTCGGTCGACGGGCTCACGCCCGCTGTCCCGCCGCTCGGCACGGGCGAGACGACCGTGTGGTCCACCGAGACCGGCTATTGGCGGGTCCCGCCCGAGCGCCCGGACGGGCTCGGCGAGGGCAAGACGCCGCTCGAGGTCATGATGTCCGACCCTGCCGGCCGGTTGACGCTGTACCTCGGGTCCATCGGCAACGGGCGGGTCGACCTCGCGAGCGACCTCATCGCCCGCACGCCGACCTCGGCCGAGGTGACGGCCTCGAGCCGTCTCTACGGACTCGTCGAGGGCAACCTCATGTGGGTGTGGGAGCTCGCGGCCTTCGGCCAGCCGCTCCAGTCCTACGTGTCGGCGAACCTCAGCCGCGTGGAGGGATGA
- a CDS encoding YgfZ/GcvT domain-containing protein, translating into MTYSSPLLSRHGAVAGAGVDAGVAWHYGDPTAEQRALERGGAFVDLSHHGVVTVSGPDRLGWLNSITSQLLLDLGPRDSTETLVLSPHGHVEHAMSVVDDGETTWLVTEGSKAAELTAWLQRMKFMMRVEITDATDAWAVIGEPVDAEGTPDETVTWRDPWPRTREGGTRYGLPDDEHPGTERPWRLVLVPRETLAEAAAAREAAGWRLAGTWASEALRIAAWRPRLATEVDHKTIPHELDWLRTSVHLHKGCYRGQETVARVHNMGRPPRRLVMAHLDGSGHLLPEVGAAVEAGDRSVGTVTSVARHHELGPVALAVVKRSTPTDVDLLVACDGGDVAAGQEVVVPGEGVSVDRPAARGPVARGLNPR; encoded by the coding sequence ATGACGTACTCGAGCCCGCTGCTCTCCCGGCACGGTGCCGTCGCCGGGGCCGGCGTCGACGCCGGTGTCGCCTGGCACTACGGCGACCCGACCGCCGAGCAGCGCGCGCTCGAGCGCGGCGGCGCCTTCGTCGACCTCTCGCACCACGGCGTCGTCACGGTCTCCGGGCCGGACCGGCTGGGATGGCTCAACTCCATCACCTCGCAGCTGCTGCTCGACCTCGGCCCGCGCGACTCCACGGAGACGCTCGTGCTGTCGCCCCACGGGCACGTCGAGCACGCCATGTCCGTCGTCGACGACGGCGAGACGACGTGGCTGGTCACCGAGGGGTCGAAGGCCGCCGAGCTCACCGCGTGGCTCCAGCGCATGAAGTTCATGATGCGGGTCGAGATCACCGACGCGACCGACGCCTGGGCTGTGATCGGCGAGCCGGTCGACGCCGAGGGCACGCCCGACGAGACCGTCACCTGGCGCGACCCGTGGCCCCGCACCCGCGAGGGCGGGACGCGGTACGGCCTGCCCGACGACGAGCACCCCGGCACCGAGCGCCCCTGGCGCCTGGTCCTGGTCCCGCGCGAGACCCTCGCCGAGGCTGCCGCGGCCCGCGAGGCCGCCGGCTGGCGCCTCGCCGGAACGTGGGCGTCGGAGGCGCTGCGCATCGCCGCCTGGCGACCGCGCCTGGCGACCGAGGTGGACCACAAGACCATCCCGCACGAGCTCGACTGGCTGCGGACCTCCGTCCACCTGCACAAGGGCTGCTACCGCGGGCAGGAGACCGTCGCGCGGGTGCACAACATGGGTCGTCCGCCGCGCCGCCTGGTCATGGCGCACCTCGACGGCTCCGGGCACCTGCTGCCCGAGGTCGGAGCAGCGGTCGAGGCCGGGGACCGGTCGGTCGGCACGGTGACGTCGGTCGCGCGGCACCACGAGCTCGGGCCCGTGGCCCTCGCCGTGGTCAAGCGCAGCACTCCCACCGACGTCGACCTGCTCGTCGCCTGCGACGGCGGTGACGTCGCCGCCGGCCAGGAGGTCGTGGTCCCGGGCGAGGGCGTCTCGGTCGACCGCCCGGCCGCCCGCGGCCCGGTCGCGCGCGGGCTGAACCCTCGATGA
- a CDS encoding DsrE family protein, with the protein MSEQTGAPSRRLVVKSTAGASSPELTNQAFTVAASALAAGVEVSVWLTGDSAWFGVPGRAGDLVLEHAAPLEDLLASLVDGGTVTVCTQCAARRGITPDDLLPGVRIAGAPVFVEEIMAPQTQALVY; encoded by the coding sequence ATGAGCGAACAGACCGGTGCCCCCTCCCGACGGCTCGTCGTGAAGTCGACCGCGGGCGCGTCGTCGCCCGAGCTGACCAACCAGGCCTTCACCGTCGCGGCGAGCGCGCTCGCCGCCGGCGTCGAGGTGAGCGTGTGGCTCACCGGCGACTCGGCGTGGTTCGGGGTTCCCGGCCGGGCGGGCGACCTCGTGCTCGAGCACGCGGCCCCGCTCGAGGACCTGCTGGCGTCGCTCGTCGACGGCGGCACGGTCACGGTGTGCACCCAGTGCGCTGCCCGACGTGGCATCACCCCGGACGACCTGCTGCCCGGCGTGCGCATCGCCGGTGCCCCGGTGTTCGTCGAGGAGATCATGGCGCCGCAGACGCAGGCGCTCGTCTACTAG